A part of Pseudomonas sp. HR96 genomic DNA contains:
- a CDS encoding oxaloacetate decarboxylase: MPRISHQGLRRAFRQLLGSTSCYHTASVFDPMSARIAADLGFEVGILGGSVASLQVLAAPDFALITLTEFAEQARRIGRVAQLPFIADADHGYGNALNVMRTVVELEHAGVAALTIEDTLLPAQFGRKSTDLISVAEGIGKIRAALEARVDPELSIIARTHAGVLSTEEVIHRTQAYQKAGADGICMVGVKDFEHLEKIAENLSIPLMLVTYGNPQLNDNERLAKLGVRIVVAGHGAYFAAIKATYDSLREQRGLTRSTSNLTATELTHTYTLPETYTSWAREFMDVKE; encoded by the coding sequence ATGCCCAGAATTTCCCACCAAGGACTGCGCCGCGCATTCCGTCAACTGCTCGGTTCCACCTCCTGCTATCACACCGCCTCGGTGTTCGACCCGATGTCTGCACGCATCGCCGCCGACCTGGGCTTTGAAGTGGGCATCCTCGGCGGCTCGGTCGCCTCTCTGCAGGTGTTGGCCGCGCCGGACTTCGCGCTGATCACCCTGACCGAATTCGCCGAACAGGCACGGCGCATCGGCCGCGTCGCGCAGCTGCCGTTCATCGCCGACGCCGACCATGGCTACGGCAACGCCTTGAACGTGATGCGCACCGTGGTCGAACTGGAGCACGCCGGCGTGGCCGCGCTGACCATCGAAGACACCCTGTTGCCGGCGCAATTCGGGCGCAAATCGACCGACCTGATCTCGGTCGCCGAAGGCATCGGCAAGATCCGTGCGGCATTGGAAGCCCGAGTCGACCCTGAACTGTCGATCATTGCCCGCACCCACGCCGGCGTGCTGTCCACCGAAGAGGTCATCCACCGCACCCAGGCCTACCAGAAGGCCGGTGCCGACGGCATCTGCATGGTCGGCGTGAAAGACTTCGAGCACCTGGAAAAGATCGCCGAGAACCTGAGCATCCCGCTGATGCTGGTGACCTACGGCAACCCGCAGCTCAACGACAACGAGCGCCTGGCCAAGCTTGGCGTGCGCATCGTGGTGGCCGGCCACGGCGCCTATTTCGCCGCGATCAAGGCCACCTACGACAGCCTGCGCGAGCAGCGCGGCCTGACCCGCAGCACCAGCAACCTGACCGCCACCGAACTGACCCACACCTACACGCTGCCGGAAACCTACACCTCCTGGGCGCGCGAGTTCATGGACGTGAAGGAGTAA
- a CDS encoding DUF2252 domain-containing protein codes for MTSSTDLMARGKHARRQCPRASQALLGDIRRDPLPLIEASSKGRVKALVPLRYGRMLVSPFTFYRGNALLQAHDLAGTPNMGLVTPICGDCHLMNFGGFATPERNLLFSVNDFDEAHPGPWEWDLKRLVASFLIAARHLRHSPDTQERVCREVVGAYQQSMTESSHLGALATWYNAITYDDLIGETQSKATLAHIQRTMDKAQRRTHARLLPKITELGEHGQLQIRDDLPQIFHLHKKSSLLDANDDWLRMNNWHPLYAAFERDYRPTLQGDRRALLDRFTVQDLAFKVVGVGSVGTRCLVALLTDEQQHPLFLQFKEARRSVLAGYVKQKNPWRHEGQRVVEGQRLMQAASDLFLGWTRGPTGRDFYVRQLRDMKVSAELETFDAETFTGYARLCGRALARAHAKASGMAACISGYIGKSDALADALFSYATGYAEQNERDFEAFQKACRDGRLQARSEADFAADHLP; via the coding sequence ATGACCTCAAGCACCGACCTCATGGCGCGTGGCAAACATGCCCGTCGCCAATGCCCGCGCGCCAGCCAGGCGCTGCTGGGCGACATTCGCCGCGACCCGCTGCCGCTGATCGAGGCGTCCAGCAAGGGCCGGGTCAAGGCCCTGGTGCCGTTGCGCTACGGGCGTATGCTGGTGTCGCCGTTCACCTTCTACCGTGGCAACGCCCTGTTGCAGGCCCACGACCTGGCCGGCACGCCGAACATGGGGCTGGTCACGCCGATCTGCGGCGACTGCCACCTGATGAACTTCGGCGGCTTCGCCACACCCGAGCGCAACCTGCTGTTCAGCGTCAATGACTTCGACGAGGCGCACCCCGGCCCCTGGGAGTGGGACCTCAAGCGCCTGGTGGCGAGCTTTCTGATCGCCGCGCGGCACCTGCGCCACAGCCCGGACACCCAGGAGCGGGTATGCCGTGAAGTGGTCGGCGCCTACCAGCAGTCGATGACCGAGAGCAGCCACCTCGGCGCGCTGGCCACCTGGTACAACGCCATCACCTACGACGACCTGATCGGCGAGACCCAGAGCAAGGCCACCCTGGCCCACATCCAGCGCACCATGGACAAGGCCCAGCGGCGCACCCATGCGCGCCTGCTGCCGAAAATCACCGAGCTGGGCGAACACGGCCAGCTGCAGATTCGCGACGACCTGCCGCAGATCTTCCACCTGCACAAGAAGAGCTCACTGCTGGACGCCAATGACGACTGGTTGCGCATGAACAACTGGCATCCCTTGTATGCGGCGTTCGAACGCGACTATCGGCCGACGCTGCAGGGCGATCGACGTGCTCTGCTCGACCGCTTCACTGTGCAGGACCTGGCGTTCAAGGTGGTGGGCGTGGGCAGCGTCGGTACCCGCTGCCTGGTGGCGCTGCTTACCGATGAGCAGCAGCACCCGTTGTTCCTGCAGTTCAAGGAAGCGCGGCGCTCGGTGCTGGCCGGCTACGTGAAGCAGAAGAACCCGTGGCGCCATGAAGGCCAGCGGGTGGTCGAAGGCCAACGCCTGATGCAGGCCGCCAGCGACCTGTTTCTCGGCTGGACGCGCGGGCCCACCGGACGCGACTTCTATGTGCGGCAGTTGCGCGACATGAAGGTTTCGGCCGAGCTGGAAACCTTCGACGCCGAGACTTTCACCGGCTACGCCCGGCTCTGTGGCCGCGCCCTGGCCCGCGCCCACGCCAAGGCCTCCGGCATGGCAGCGTGTATCAGCGGCTACATCGGCAAGAGCGATGCCCTGGCCGATGCGTTGTTCAGCTACGCCACGGGCTATGCCGAACAGAACGAACGGGATTTCGAGGCGTTTCAAAAGGCCTGCCGGGACGGGCGCTTGCAGGCCAGATCGGAAGCGGACTTCGCGGCGGATCATTTGCCTTGA
- a CDS encoding REP-associated tyrosine transposase — MSYRSYRLRIARHSEIGRCYLITTSTFERVPFFANWQIGRLVVAELRILQEAGQARSIAWLLMPDHLHWLVELQAGDISTAVGRAKSRSAAAINRARGTTGAVWQAGFHDRAIRKDEDMKAVARYVLRNPIEAGLVRRIGDYPLWDASWI; from the coding sequence ATGTCTTACAGAAGCTATCGCCTGCGCATTGCCAGGCACTCGGAAATCGGGCGCTGCTATCTGATCACCACATCGACGTTCGAGCGTGTGCCGTTTTTTGCGAACTGGCAAATCGGCAGACTGGTAGTCGCCGAGCTCAGGATTCTGCAGGAGGCTGGGCAGGCCCGGAGCATCGCTTGGCTGCTGATGCCTGATCATCTGCATTGGCTGGTGGAGCTGCAAGCGGGTGATATCTCTACAGCGGTGGGTCGGGCGAAGAGTCGTTCGGCTGCGGCTATCAACAGGGCGAGGGGTACTACAGGCGCCGTCTGGCAGGCAGGCTTCCATGACCGGGCGATCCGCAAGGACGAGGACATGAAGGCAGTTGCCCGCTATGTATTACGCAACCCGATCGAAGCGGGGCTGGTGCGACGCATTGGCGATTACCCTCTGTGGGATGCCAGCTGGATCTGA
- a CDS encoding sigma-70 family RNA polymerase sigma factor, translating into MPTPSHPEPLTPPASAEPASPKQDMLQAFVQHQGQVHKQLSRWVACRATAADLCQELFIRLWRRKDVQVEDLGQYMMRSARNLAIDHLRSQRSRQRTEAALLPEELVGAATPLEDAHQAGLQLLQVEAALRALPERTRQVFLLNRIHGQSYSEIARALEISASAVEKHMMRALQACKSSLDAPGARDGL; encoded by the coding sequence ATGCCCACGCCCAGCCACCCCGAGCCCCTGACGCCGCCTGCCAGCGCCGAGCCTGCGAGCCCAAAGCAGGACATGCTGCAGGCGTTCGTCCAGCATCAGGGCCAGGTGCACAAGCAGTTGAGTCGCTGGGTGGCCTGCCGCGCGACAGCGGCCGACCTCTGCCAGGAGCTGTTCATCCGCCTGTGGCGGCGCAAGGACGTGCAGGTCGAGGACCTTGGCCAGTACATGATGCGCAGCGCCCGCAATCTGGCCATCGACCACCTGCGCAGCCAGCGCAGCCGCCAGCGCACCGAAGCGGCGTTACTGCCCGAGGAGCTGGTGGGGGCCGCAACACCTCTGGAAGACGCCCACCAGGCCGGGCTGCAACTGCTACAGGTCGAGGCCGCCCTGCGCGCCTTGCCCGAGCGCACCCGCCAGGTGTTCCTGCTCAACCGCATCCACGGCCAGAGCTACAGCGAGATCGCCAGGGCCCTGGAAATTTCCGCCAGCGCCGTGGAAAAGCATATGATGCGGGCCTTGCAAGCCTGCAAGAGCAGCCTCGATGCACCTGGCGCCAGGGACGGACTATGA
- a CDS encoding FecR family protein: MPLSEDVALLWVTRLAAEPNNSTLNEHRLPPDEQRELRHWLASDPANATAYANARRLWQLTGTAGVRLAAEQDAALQAILQRGRRRRRLHRPALALAASVLLASGLALFGQPERWLDNLRADYHSASGQLLTVDLADGSQVLLDSDSAIAVRLSDQGRDIRLLRGAAFFQVRHNGQPFVVHAEGGDISVLGTRFEVRREPAGAQVTVEEGRVAVKPAADGEAQVLTAAQRLDYRQGHAGELQGVDSQQAFGWREGRVSLRRQSLAQALAVVQRYYPGRILLLDQQLGTRLVSGDFASNDPQAMLAAFQAVLGFTQQRLPGGTLVIR; encoded by the coding sequence ATGCCGCTCAGTGAGGACGTTGCTCTGCTGTGGGTGACCCGCCTGGCTGCGGAGCCCAACAACAGCACCCTCAACGAACATCGCCTGCCGCCCGACGAGCAGCGCGAGCTGCGCCACTGGCTGGCCAGCGACCCGGCCAACGCCACGGCCTACGCCAACGCCCGCCGGCTATGGCAGCTGACCGGCACGGCCGGCGTGCGCCTGGCCGCCGAGCAGGACGCCGCGCTGCAGGCCATCCTGCAACGCGGGCGACGCCGACGCAGACTGCATCGGCCGGCCCTCGCACTGGCGGCCAGCGTGCTGCTGGCCAGCGGCCTCGCCTTGTTTGGCCAGCCCGAACGCTGGCTCGACAACCTGCGCGCCGACTACCACAGCGCCTCGGGGCAGTTGCTGACCGTCGACCTGGCTGACGGCAGCCAGGTGCTGCTGGACAGCGACAGCGCCATCGCCGTGCGCCTGAGCGACCAGGGCCGCGACATCCGCCTGCTGCGCGGCGCGGCATTTTTCCAGGTGCGACACAACGGCCAGCCATTCGTGGTGCATGCCGAGGGCGGCGATATCAGCGTGCTGGGTACCCGTTTCGAAGTACGCCGCGAGCCCGCCGGGGCCCAGGTCACCGTGGAAGAGGGTCGCGTGGCGGTCAAGCCGGCGGCGGATGGTGAAGCCCAGGTGCTGACGGCTGCTCAGCGTTTGGACTACCGCCAAGGCCACGCCGGCGAGCTGCAGGGCGTCGATTCGCAGCAGGCGTTCGGCTGGCGTGAAGGCCGGGTCAGCCTGCGGCGCCAATCACTGGCCCAAGCGCTGGCGGTGGTGCAGCGCTATTACCCAGGGCGCATCCTGCTGCTCGATCAGCAGCTGGGCACGCGCCTGGTCAGCGGCGACTTCGCCAGCAACGATCCACAGGCGATGCTGGCGGCCTTTCAGGCCGTGCTGGGTTTTACCCAGCAACGGCTGCCGGGAGGCACCCTGGTGATTCGCTGA
- a CDS encoding SDR family oxidoreductase yields MKVFVTGATGWVGSALVAELIGAGYQVTGLSRTAEKAAVLARAGARVLQGTLDDHDLLREAAGASDAVIHTAFNHDFSRFAANAAQDRRAIEVLGSALQGSQRPLLVTSGVALVAPGRLALESDLPPTHADFPRRSEAAAIALAEGGVRAASVRLAPSVHGLGDHGFMAILAGLAREKGVSAYLGEGRNRWPGVHVLDAARLYRLALESGVSERAYHAIADEGVAFKAIAEVIGRQLGLPVESRGREHFGWFADFAGADMPASSAHTRQVTGWTPSGPGFLEDIDQAGYFP; encoded by the coding sequence ATGAAGGTATTCGTGACGGGTGCAACCGGCTGGGTGGGATCGGCCCTGGTCGCCGAGCTGATCGGCGCCGGCTATCAGGTAACGGGCCTGAGCCGTACCGCCGAAAAGGCCGCAGTCTTGGCCAGGGCCGGGGCACGGGTGCTGCAGGGCACGCTGGACGATCATGACCTGTTGCGCGAGGCGGCGGGTGCCAGCGACGCGGTGATCCATACCGCTTTCAATCATGATTTTTCCAGATTCGCCGCCAACGCGGCGCAGGATCGCCGCGCCATCGAGGTGCTCGGCAGCGCGCTGCAGGGTTCCCAGCGCCCCTTGCTGGTGACCTCGGGGGTGGCCCTGGTGGCCCCCGGGCGGCTGGCGTTGGAAAGCGACCTGCCGCCGACCCACGCGGATTTTCCGCGGCGCTCGGAGGCGGCGGCCATCGCCCTCGCCGAAGGTGGCGTGCGCGCCGCCAGCGTGCGCCTGGCGCCGTCGGTGCATGGCCTGGGCGACCATGGTTTCATGGCCATCCTGGCCGGGCTGGCCCGTGAGAAAGGCGTTTCGGCCTACCTGGGCGAGGGCCGCAATCGCTGGCCCGGGGTGCATGTGCTGGATGCCGCGCGGCTGTATCGGCTGGCGCTGGAGAGCGGTGTCAGCGAGCGTGCCTATCACGCCATTGCCGACGAGGGCGTGGCGTTCAAGGCGATTGCCGAGGTGATCGGCCGGCAGCTGGGCCTGCCGGTGGAGTCGCGAGGGCGCGAGCATTTTGGCTGGTTCGCCGATTTCGCCGGGGCCGATATGCCAGCGTCCAGCGCCCATACCCGCCAGGTGACCGGCTGGACCCCAAGCGGGCCCGGGTTTCTCGAGGATATCGACCAGGCCGGGTATTTTCCGTGA
- a CDS encoding helix-turn-helix transcriptional regulator codes for MANADTLGAYLKNRRTKLDPATFGFAGGRRRTPGLRREEVAQRANISATWYTWLEQGRGGAPSAEVLERIAQALTLTGVEREHLFLLGLGRPPPPHYSASDPITPRLQRLLDVLSHSPAIVRTATWDVVAWNRAAAAVLTDYATLAPRQRNILRLMFSHERVRAAQADWHAVARFVVASFRVDVARAGADAEVAQLVDELSRSSPEFAELWQENQVQAHGDGVKRLHHPKVGCITLEYSAFAVDGRPDLSLIVYNPASAADRQLIDALMQAD; via the coding sequence ATGGCCAACGCCGACACCCTGGGTGCCTACCTGAAGAACCGCCGTACCAAGCTCGACCCGGCCACCTTCGGCTTCGCCGGGGGCCGCCGGCGCACCCCGGGGCTGCGCCGTGAAGAGGTCGCTCAACGCGCCAATATCAGCGCCACCTGGTACACCTGGCTCGAACAAGGCCGCGGCGGCGCACCCTCGGCCGAAGTGCTGGAGCGTATCGCCCAGGCCCTGACCCTCACCGGGGTGGAGCGCGAGCATCTGTTTCTGCTCGGCCTGGGCCGGCCGCCGCCACCGCACTACAGCGCCAGCGACCCGATCACCCCGCGCCTGCAGCGCCTGCTCGACGTGCTCAGCCACAGCCCGGCCATCGTGCGCACGGCGACCTGGGACGTGGTGGCGTGGAACCGCGCCGCCGCCGCGGTGCTCACCGACTACGCCACGCTGGCTCCGCGCCAGCGCAACATCCTGCGGTTGATGTTCAGCCACGAGCGGGTGCGCGCGGCGCAGGCCGACTGGCACGCGGTGGCGCGCTTCGTGGTGGCCTCGTTCCGCGTCGACGTCGCTCGCGCCGGGGCCGACGCCGAGGTCGCGCAGCTGGTCGACGAGCTCAGCCGCAGCAGCCCGGAGTTCGCCGAACTGTGGCAGGAGAACCAGGTGCAGGCCCACGGCGACGGGGTCAAGCGCCTGCACCACCCCAAGGTCGGCTGCATCACCCTGGAGTATTCGGCATTTGCCGTGGACGGCCGTCCGGACCTCAGCCTGATCGTCTACAACCCGGCCAGCGCAGCGGACCGGCAGTTGATCGACGCGCTGATGCAAGCAGATTGA
- a CDS encoding TonB-dependent siderophore receptor, with the protein MRCRLRLSLLAAALSSTLAVVGPAQAAADAYRLDLAAQPLPDALAALSRVSGQNFVYADDAPYRLRAPALVGEFSVEQALQRLLVGTSLSYRRLDEHTLALQPALALGSTLAGSDALQLQPLTIEANRSQGYQPPASTAVSHSRAPWLEQAQAISRVPAAVLQDQQPRNLDDALRNISGVTQGNTLGSTQDTLIKRGFGDNRDGSILRDGMPMVQGRNFNATTDSIEVLKGPSALLYGIQDPGGVINVVSKTPQLTARNELQTRLSSFAHGRDGSDTMLDSTGPLGSGGLAYRLIVDYQDEDYWRNYGVHRETLVAPSLAWYGERDEVQLSYEHREFVTPFDRGTAIDPGTGHVLNIPYDRRLDEPFNDMTGRSQLARLSYRHQWTDDWELRAAYSYNEETYDAYQVRITAVNPSAGTLTRSMDGTLGSVSRDQQGELELAGSAQWLGLQHELLVGVSEEHRLYFRGDLLRQTSLDTFSYTDPVYGQEVAPTQVSASASDQLDRLRSSALYLRDSIHLNEQWIATLGARLISYDQYAGRGRPFHANTDIDGQAWVPSAGLVYRLAPEWSWYASYSESFKPNSSIAPLNAASAQIIDSSILPERAKAWETGLKYEQADGLSASLALYDIRKRNVLVSELVDGLPVSRNAGAVRSRGIELEASGAIAERWELMAAYAYTDAWVSQDPELQGKALQNVPRQSASLTLSHDLGPLLGGDRLHLGGGPRYVGERAGDPANSFSLPAYTVSDAFARYDTHLGKHKVRLQLNVNNLFDRHYYPSSVSQYFVSVGDPRQVVLSSSVEF; encoded by the coding sequence ATGCGCTGCCGGTTGCGACTCTCCTTGCTGGCAGCCGCCTTGAGCAGCACTCTTGCCGTCGTCGGCCCGGCCCAGGCGGCCGCCGACGCCTACCGCCTGGATCTCGCCGCGCAACCCCTGCCCGATGCCCTCGCCGCGCTGAGCCGAGTCAGCGGGCAGAACTTCGTGTATGCCGACGACGCGCCCTACCGACTGCGCGCGCCAGCGCTGGTCGGCGAATTCAGCGTGGAGCAGGCGCTGCAACGTTTGCTGGTCGGCACCTCGTTGAGTTATCGACGCCTGGACGAACACACCCTGGCCCTGCAACCCGCGCTTGCACTTGGCTCCACCCTCGCCGGCTCCGACGCCCTGCAACTGCAACCGCTGACCATCGAGGCCAATCGATCGCAGGGCTATCAGCCCCCTGCCAGCACGGCCGTCAGCCACAGCCGCGCGCCCTGGCTGGAGCAGGCCCAGGCGATCAGCCGGGTGCCGGCTGCAGTGCTGCAGGATCAGCAGCCACGCAACCTCGACGACGCCCTGCGCAATATCAGCGGCGTGACCCAGGGCAATACCCTGGGCAGCACCCAGGACACGCTGATCAAGCGCGGCTTCGGCGACAACCGCGACGGCTCGATCCTGCGCGACGGCATGCCCATGGTGCAGGGCCGCAACTTCAACGCCACCACCGACAGCATCGAAGTGCTCAAGGGCCCCAGCGCTTTGTTGTACGGCATCCAGGACCCCGGCGGGGTGATCAACGTGGTCAGCAAGACCCCGCAGCTGACCGCACGCAACGAGCTGCAGACGCGCCTGTCGAGCTTCGCCCACGGCCGCGATGGCAGCGACACGATGCTCGACAGCACCGGGCCGCTGGGCAGCGGCGGCCTGGCCTATCGGCTGATCGTCGACTATCAGGACGAGGACTACTGGCGCAACTACGGCGTGCACCGCGAAACCCTGGTGGCACCGTCCCTGGCCTGGTATGGCGAGCGCGACGAGGTACAGCTGAGCTACGAGCATCGCGAGTTCGTCACCCCGTTCGACCGCGGCACCGCCATCGACCCAGGCACGGGCCATGTCTTGAATATCCCCTACGACCGCCGCCTCGACGAGCCTTTCAACGACATGACCGGGCGCTCGCAGCTGGCCCGGCTGAGCTACCGGCATCAGTGGACCGACGACTGGGAACTGCGCGCCGCCTACAGCTACAACGAGGAGACCTACGACGCCTACCAGGTGCGCATCACCGCCGTGAACCCCAGCGCCGGCACCCTCACCCGCAGCATGGACGGCACCCTCGGTTCGGTCAGCCGCGACCAGCAGGGCGAGCTGGAGTTGGCCGGCAGCGCCCAGTGGCTAGGCTTGCAGCACGAGCTGCTGGTGGGCGTGAGTGAAGAGCACCGCCTGTACTTTCGCGGCGACCTGCTGCGTCAGACCAGCCTTGACACGTTCAGCTATACGGACCCGGTGTACGGCCAGGAGGTGGCGCCAACCCAGGTCTCGGCCAGCGCCAGCGACCAGCTCGATCGCCTGCGCAGCAGCGCACTGTACCTGCGCGATTCGATTCACCTGAATGAACAATGGATCGCCACCCTCGGCGCACGCTTGATCAGCTACGACCAGTACGCCGGGCGCGGCCGGCCGTTTCACGCCAACACCGACATCGACGGCCAGGCCTGGGTGCCGAGCGCCGGCCTGGTCTATCGCCTGGCCCCCGAATGGTCGTGGTACGCCAGCTACAGCGAATCCTTCAAGCCCAACTCGAGCATCGCCCCGCTCAATGCCGCCTCGGCGCAGATCATCGACTCGAGCATCCTGCCCGAGCGGGCCAAAGCCTGGGAGACCGGGCTCAAGTACGAGCAGGCCGACGGCCTGTCGGCGAGCCTGGCGCTGTACGACATCCGCAAGCGCAATGTGCTGGTCAGCGAACTGGTGGACGGCCTGCCAGTCAGCCGCAATGCTGGCGCGGTGCGCTCGCGTGGCATCGAGCTGGAAGCCAGCGGCGCCATCGCCGAGCGCTGGGAGCTGATGGCCGCCTATGCCTACACCGACGCCTGGGTCAGCCAGGACCCCGAGCTGCAGGGCAAGGCGCTGCAGAATGTGCCGCGCCAGAGTGCCTCGCTGACCCTGAGCCACGACCTCGGCCCGCTGCTGGGCGGCGACCGCCTGCACCTCGGCGGCGGCCCACGCTACGTCGGCGAACGCGCCGGCGACCCAGCCAACAGCTTCAGCCTGCCGGCCTACACCGTCAGCGACGCCTTCGCCCGCTACGACACCCACCTGGGCAAGCACAAGGTGCGCCTGCAGCTCAACGTCAACAACCTGTTCGACCGGCATTACTACCCCTCCAGCGTCAGCCAGTATTTCGTCTCGGTGGGCGACCCCAGGCAGGTGGTGTTGTCCAGCAGCGTAGAGTTCTGA
- a CDS encoding TonB-dependent siderophore receptor: MALLPSSFPLRTLGACASSVLLLSLAPASWADDGLQLDAVNIDSSSIAPSTTEKSQTSYQAVAASVATRTEQPLLEVPASVNVVTHRVIEDRSPQSLDEAINAVSGVKQGNTLGGTQDAIIKRGFGTNRDNSIMRDGMQSVQARNFTPTTDRVEVLKGPASMLYGVQDPGGVINVVTKKPQMTQATSISGWGSSFGGGGGQLDTTGPIGDSNLAYRLIYDKQQYDYWRNFGSTDQEVIAPSLSWFGDDTTVTAAYEHMEYSVPFDRGTQINTTTGKVLDIPRSRRLDEHFNITDGRSDSFNLNAERHLNEQWTLRAGYGYSENYYNDHQSRYISANFTTGQVTRRGDATRDALQKAHTATVNALGDVQFFGLRNEILVGVDYMKNDRTLGDLFRSSNDTGFNYNDPVYGQVPQPSKVSAANSDQTDKLHTHALFVQDSLHLSDKWILQAGLRYESFTELTGKGRPFVVGADVDRSKAVPRLGLVYLIQPDWSVYGSYTESFRPNTSIASVIGDLEPEEGRAYEIGSKFQNDYLTASLAAYTITKKNVQTSATCGTETCTRLGGEARSRGIELDVSGDLNEYWSLTGSYALTDTEWTKDPILQGTPLDGVSKNTAALYLTRDFGHVGIGDLRAGFGGRYMSKWGANDGTGTEYWLPSAKVADAFVAYKMKLEHKDLTLQLNVKNLFDETYYVSSSGLGSPAIVIGEPRQVIGKATLTF; the protein is encoded by the coding sequence ATGGCACTCCTCCCCTCTTCATTCCCCCTTCGCACCCTCGGCGCCTGTGCCAGCAGTGTGCTGCTGCTGAGCCTGGCGCCAGCCTCCTGGGCCGACGACGGTCTGCAGCTGGACGCGGTCAACATCGACAGCAGCAGCATCGCCCCGAGCACCACCGAAAAGAGCCAGACCAGCTACCAGGCAGTGGCCGCCAGCGTGGCCACGCGCACCGAGCAGCCGCTGCTCGAAGTGCCGGCGTCGGTCAACGTGGTCACCCACCGGGTGATCGAGGACCGCAGCCCGCAGAGCCTCGACGAGGCCATCAACGCAGTCAGCGGGGTCAAGCAGGGCAACACCCTGGGCGGCACCCAGGACGCCATCATCAAGCGCGGCTTCGGCACCAACCGCGACAACTCGATCATGCGCGACGGCATGCAGTCGGTGCAGGCGCGCAACTTCACTCCCACCACCGACCGCGTCGAAGTGCTCAAGGGGCCCGCCTCGATGCTCTACGGGGTGCAGGACCCGGGCGGGGTGATCAACGTGGTGACCAAGAAGCCGCAGATGACCCAGGCCACTTCGATCTCCGGCTGGGGCTCCAGCTTCGGCGGCGGCGGTGGCCAGCTCGACACCACCGGGCCGATCGGCGACAGCAACCTGGCCTATCGGCTGATCTACGACAAGCAGCAGTACGACTACTGGCGCAACTTCGGCAGCACCGACCAGGAGGTGATCGCGCCGTCGCTGTCGTGGTTCGGCGACGACACCACCGTCACCGCCGCCTACGAGCACATGGAATACTCGGTACCGTTCGACCGCGGCACGCAGATCAACACCACCACCGGCAAGGTCCTCGACATCCCCCGCAGCCGCCGCCTGGACGAACACTTCAACATCACCGACGGCCGTTCCGACTCGTTCAACCTCAACGCCGAACGCCACCTCAACGAACAATGGACGCTACGTGCCGGCTACGGCTACAGCGAGAACTACTACAACGATCACCAGTCGCGCTACATCTCGGCCAACTTCACCACCGGGCAGGTCACGCGCCGCGGCGATGCCACTCGCGACGCCCTGCAGAAGGCCCACACGGCCACGGTCAACGCGCTGGGCGACGTGCAGTTCTTCGGCCTGCGCAACGAGATCCTGGTGGGCGTGGACTACATGAAGAACGACCGCACCCTCGGCGACCTGTTTCGCAGCAGCAACGACACCGGCTTCAACTACAACGACCCGGTCTACGGCCAGGTGCCGCAGCCGAGCAAGGTCAGCGCCGCCAACAGCGACCAGACCGACAAGCTGCACACCCACGCGCTGTTCGTGCAGGACTCGCTGCACCTCTCCGACAAGTGGATTCTGCAGGCCGGCCTGCGCTATGAATCCTTCACCGAGCTGACCGGCAAGGGCCGCCCCTTCGTGGTCGGCGCCGACGTCGACCGCAGCAAGGCGGTGCCTCGCCTGGGCCTGGTGTACCTGATCCAGCCGGACTGGTCGGTGTACGGCAGCTACACCGAGTCGTTCCGCCCCAACACCTCGATCGCCAGCGTGATTGGCGACCTGGAGCCTGAGGAAGGCAGGGCCTACGAGATCGGCAGCAAGTTCCAGAACGACTACCTGACCGCCAGCCTCGCTGCCTACACCATCACCAAGAAGAACGTGCAGACCAGCGCTACCTGCGGCACCGAGACCTGCACCCGGCTGGGGGGCGAGGCACGCTCGCGCGGCATCGAACTGGACGTCAGCGGCGACCTCAATGAGTACTGGAGCCTGACCGGCAGCTACGCGCTGACCGACACCGAGTGGACCAAGGACCCGATCCTGCAAGGCACCCCGCTGGACGGCGTGTCGAAGAACACCGCCGCGCTGTACCTGACCCGCGACTTCGGCCACGTCGGCATCGGCGACCTGCGCGCCGGCTTCGGCGGCCGCTACATGAGCAAGTGGGGCGCCAACGACGGCACCGGCACCGAGTACTGGCTGCCCTCGGCCAAGGTCGCCGACGCCTTCGTCGCCTACAAGATGAAGCTCGAACACAAGGACCTGACCCTGCAACTGAACGTCAAGAACCTCTTCGACGAAACCTACTACGTCTCCAGCAGCGGCCTCGGCTCGCCGGCGATCGTCATCGGCGAACCGCGCCAGGTGATCGGCAAAGCCACGTTGACTTTCTGA